Proteins from a genomic interval of Thermodesulfobacteriota bacterium:
- a CDS encoding gamma-glutamyltransferase, whose amino-acid sequence VEGTGILLQNRGKSFSLNPEHRNRLEPHKRPMHTIIPGMVFKDGEFLMSFGVMGGDMQPQGHVQFLVNLIDFGMNLQEAMDTPRIRHLRGMEVYLEEGIPEETASALAQKGHQVIKGLSSINQVGGGQAIFWDREQDVLLGASDRRKDGCAIGF is encoded by the coding sequence TCGTCGAAGGCACCGGAATCTTGTTGCAGAATCGAGGAAAATCCTTTTCTTTGAATCCTGAACATCGGAACAGGCTCGAACCTCATAAGCGCCCCATGCATACCATCATCCCTGGAATGGTTTTCAAAGATGGGGAGTTTTTGATGAGCTTCGGCGTGATGGGGGGCGATATGCAACCCCAGGGCCATGTCCAGTTTTTGGTGAATCTCATTGACTTCGGGATGAATTTACAGGAGGCGATGGATACACCGAGGATCAGACACCTCAGAGGGATGGAGGTGTATCTCGAAGAGGGGATTCCAGAAGAGACTGCTTCGGCTCTTGCTCAGAAGGGCCATCAGGTTATTAAAGGGTTATCTTCGATTAATCAGGTAGGAGGAGGCCAGGCCATCTTTTGGGATCGAGAACAGGATGTCCTCTTAGGAGCCTCCGATCGCCGCAAAGACGGCTGTGCCATCGGATTTTAA